A stretch of DNA from Micromonospora peucetia:
CGCCCCAGTCCGGGTTGCGGGTGGTGACCAGCACGTGTCCGTTGCCCTGCGGCAGGTAGGGCCGGACGTCCTCGTACAGGTCGGCGTTGTCGAAGATGAGCAACCAGTGCGGCGGCAGGCTGCCGTCGGCGCGGCGCTCGGTCTGGCTCAGCCGCTGCCGCAGGGCCCGGTTGGCCTCCGGGATCGTGGTCTGGGGCAGGCCCAACTCCTCGCTGAGCTCCACCATCCGCACGTCGACGAACTGCGGCGGGTCGGCGGCGACCCACCAGATGATGTCGTACGCGCCCCGGAACCGGTGGGCGTACTCGATGGCGAGCTGCGTCTTGCCGAGGCCGGGACCGCCCCGCAACGCGACAGGCGTCCCGCCGCCCGCGGCCCTAAGTTCCTCCCGGAGCCTGCGCAGCAGATCCTCGCGCCCGGTGAAGCGGGCGTTGCGGGCCGGCGCGTTGAAGACAGCGGCGCGTACCCCCGGGAAACGGGACGGGCGCAGACCGGCCGCCCCCACCGCCCGGCCGACCAGCTTCAGCAGGTGGGTCGCCGCGTCCTCAGCCGTGAGGTCGTGCACGGCCGTCCAACTGCCGACCGGAACGTCCGGCACGGGCGGGGTGTCGTCGACGTGAACGGCCAGCCAGGCCGGCGCGGCGCGGTCCTCGGGCTCGCGGCGGGCCCGCTGGGCCGCCAGGTAGGCCCGGGAGACCAGCCGGACCTCACGGAAGGCCGTGCCCGTCGGTTCGGGCGCCGGCTCGTCGAGTGGGGCGGTCACCCCCCGGATGTCCGCGGAGTTCAGCACGGCCTGCGCCCACTCCGCCCAGATCTGATCCTCGGGTACGTGCCGCAGCAGGATCAGTTCGTCCACGACCGTCGGCTTGCGTTCGAAACGCTGCACCGTCCGACGGCGCAACTGGTCGTCCATCCTGGGCAGGCCGGTGATGCTGCCGTTGGTGATGTGGCTGGTCAACGTCTCGTACGCGGACAGCAGGGTGGTGCGCCCGCCCGGCTCGTCGCCGAAGGTCGCCAACGTCTCCTCGTAGGCGTAGTACGCGCGGTAGGGCACCTCGACGGTGAGCCAGTAGGCCTGCCGCTCGCTGTCGGTCATGCCTCCCGGCAGGCCGGTGAACCGCTGCATGGCCAGTGACCGCCCGGCGTCCCGTTTGCCCTTCTCCCCGTCGTCGACCCGCATCGGCACGGGCAGCACCCGCCTCGCCCGACGCCCCTCGTAGTCCCGGACCCGGGCGGCCACCGCCGCGGCGCCGTCGATGCCCTGGTCGCTGAGGGTGAAGCAGTCGACCAGGACGTCGGGCAGGTGGATGGTGCAGATCTCGGCGACGTCGCTGATCCCGGTGCGGCTGTCGATCAGGGCGTAGTCGTAGTGCCGCTTCATGTCCTCGCGCAGCGCGTCGAAGAACTGCGCCCCGCCGAGCCGGTTGTAGAAGTTGTCCCAGTTGAGGCCGGTCACGCTGGTCGCGTAGTCGGGGTTGTGCCGGCCGGCCAGGAGCAGGTCGAGGCTGCCGCCGCCGGGGAACTCCCAACCCACCGAGAAGGCGTACCGGTGGACCCGCGCGTACTCCCGGTGCCAGTCTCCTGGGCGGGTGTCGGCATCGGCTTCCTCCCGCTGGCGGGCGTTCTCCCACTCGTAGTCCAGGATCAGGTCCATCACGCCGCCGGTGGTGGCGACCTGCTCCGGGTCGAGGAACGGGGCGTAGAACCGGTGCAGACCCGGGGACTCCAGGTCCCAGTCGGCGACGAGCACCCGCTGGCCGTTCGCGGCGAGGATCCAGGCGGTGTTGGCCAGCGCCATGGTGCGGCCCGTACCACCCTTGTAGGAGTAGAAGGTGACGACCTGGCCTTCGCGCGATGGCGTCATCGCTCGTCCTTCCCTCGCGTCGTGTCGAACGGCCGCACCGGCGGCAGGCCCGGGCCGGATCCCGGCGGGCTGTCGGACGGCCGGTAGGGCCGCAGGCTCGGCTTCGGGGTGGCCGGCCCGGCTGGCGGGTCCACCGGACCGTGCCGGAGGAACTGCTTGCGGGCCTCGGTCACCAGCAGCGGCGCGCAGCGCTCGAACTCGTCGATCGCACGTGCCGGCAGGACCCGGGGGAATCCGGCGTCCTGCAACGTACCGGCGATCGACTCGGGCGCCGACTCGCCACGCTCGTGCTCGGCGGCGATGACCAACGGGACGACCCAGCGGGGCAGGCCGTCGAGCGCGGCCCGGACGGCGTCGGCACCGGTCGCGGCGTCCACCAGCACGACGGTGGGGCTCTCCGGCGCCAGGGCGCGGGCCACCGCCAGGTCGACGACCCGGGTGGGCAGGCCGAGCCGCTCGGCGGTCGCGGCGACGTAGTCGGCCACCGCCAGCTCGTGCTGCCCGGCGTACGGCCGCCACCCCACGTGGTCGGTGAGGGCGGTGATCACCAGCGCCGGGCCACCTCCGTCGGTGACCGGATGGCTGGACAGCATCGCCGCCCGGGAACGGGTCAGCGGCTGCGTCTCGGTCACCGTGACGATCCGCTCCGCCAGCGCCGCGAGGATTCGCCGGTACTGCCGGTGGTAGGCGCTGAGCTTGCAGAGGGCGCGCAGGCCGTTGTCGGCGTAGTCGGCCCGGTCGTCGGCGTCCCGAACCAGGTCGAGGGCCCGGGTCGTCTCCGGCCGGTCGCCCCGGGACGGCAGCGGCAGCCACAGCACCGGCACCAGGTGCCGCTCGGCCTGCGTCGGGGCGAGCCGGGTGAGTCGGCTGCGGAACGACTCGCGTTCGCCCAGGGCCCACGCGTTGCGGAGGTAGTTTGGTGAGTGCAGCGGCACGAACACGTGCGCGAGACTGAGCGCGTCGGTGAGTGTCTGCCTGAGGTCGGCTCCCGGGCTGACCTGGCCGTCGAAGAAGCCGGCGTCGAGGTCGCCGCTCCTCGTGGCAGCGTGCCGGACGGCGGCGGCCAGGTCGTTGAAGAACCGGTTGACCCAGTAGTCGGTGTCGGGCCGGACACCGGCCGACAGCGGCACCGAGTGCGCGTAGCTGAGGAAGAAGTAGGTCTCCCGGCGAGGTGCGCCGCGGGCCGGGGCGGGGTCAGACCAGGTCATGTCCGCCCTCCTCGAACGTGGTGCGCAACTGCCGCACGTCGGTCGGGACCTGAGCCTGCACCCAGTGTGTCTGGTACGCCCGGGCGATGCGTTGCGCCAGCCGCCAGACCACCGCGTCGTAGGCGGCCTTGCCGGTCTCGCCGAGGCTCAGCAGACCGTAGATGCCCTCTTCGTGGTATTGCGGGGCGATCTCCGAGGGCAACCGGGTGGGGGTGAACATCTGCCGCCGCGACACGGCGGCCGGCAGCCTGCGACGTTCCACCACCGACCAGTTGACCGGAATCACCGGCGTCTCCCCCGCGGACGGCTCGGCACCCGGCCGGGTCAGGATCGGCCGGCGGGTGAACGTGTCCCACTCCCGTGCGCACCAGGCACTGTTGAGGTAGTGCGTGGAGACCAACGGGATGAAGACCTGGCAGTGGCCGGCGGCGAAGGCGAGATCGTCGGTCCACACCTGCCCGCCGTCGAGCATCCGGTCCATGAAGCCGGCCGTCCGCCCAGGGCCGAGGCCGAGCAGCTCGACGACGTGGTCGGACAGGTCGACGAAGAGCTGGAAGACCTTCTGGTTGGTGTCCCGTGGAGCCGCGACCTGGTTCTTCTTGTGGGCATAGCTGAGGAAGAACACGGGGGCACTCTCGTCCTCCCAGAACGCTTCCTCTGCCACCTACCGCTCCCGACCGGTGCAGCGAACTCCGGCCGCCCACAGTATCGACTGAGGTCAACCCTGCGCTGCCCCGTCCGTCACCGGCGGTGCTCATCCATCCACCCCCGGGCGAAGTCGACGGCCGTCCGGAGGCCCACGAGCCGGCAGTCGGCGCCGCCGACCCGCCCGGTCCGCACCGGCCCGGCGTTCGTCAGGGCCCCGCCGATCAGCGGGAAGTCGGTGTCGTGGAGGTCCGGGGCCTGGAAGTCGCGCCGGACCCGCCGCCCGTCGGCGTCACGTACGTAGCACCGGTACGCCCGGTCGGCCGGCGGCCGGCGCAGCCGGTACTCGGCCAGGTGGAAAGCCGTGCAGACGGACCAGTCGACGCCGAGCAGCAGCACCACGGCGTCGGTGGCGTAGAGCGCGCCGAGGGGCGAGCGTTCACCGAGATGGCAGTCGAGGTCGTGGACGGCGGTCAGCCGGGCCGCGTCGGGGCCGAGGGCGGCGAACGAGGTCTGCGGGTGCCGGCTCCGCGCCGCCCCCGGCTGCCGGCGTACGTGCTCGGCGAAGATCCCCATGCCCTCGGCGGGGCTGCGCCGCGGGTCGAACGGCGCAATGGCCGCCTCCGCCGCCGCGACCTCGGCGGCGGTCAGGCCGGCCGTCGCCACCCGGAAGGGCCGCGACGTGGTCGAGTTGCCGGCGGTCTGGGTCGGTACGACCACCGTGCCCGCCCCGCCCAGCACGTCGCGCAGGGCGGCCAGCAGCGCGGCGGGGCCGCCCGCCACCCGCCCGACCCGGGACAGGGCGCAGTGCACCAGCACGGTGGCCCCCG
This window harbors:
- a CDS encoding TIR-like protein FxsC — its product is MTWSDPAPARGAPRRETYFFLSYAHSVPLSAGVRPDTDYWVNRFFNDLAAAVRHAATRSGDLDAGFFDGQVSPGADLRQTLTDALSLAHVFVPLHSPNYLRNAWALGERESFRSRLTRLAPTQAERHLVPVLWLPLPSRGDRPETTRALDLVRDADDRADYADNGLRALCKLSAYHRQYRRILAALAERIVTVTETQPLTRSRAAMLSSHPVTDGGGPALVITALTDHVGWRPYAGQHELAVADYVAATAERLGLPTRVVDLAVARALAPESPTVVLVDAATGADAVRAALDGLPRWVVPLVIAAEHERGESAPESIAGTLQDAGFPRVLPARAIDEFERCAPLLVTEARKQFLRHGPVDPPAGPATPKPSLRPYRPSDSPPGSGPGLPPVRPFDTTRGKDER
- a CDS encoding TIR-like protein FxsC, producing MAEEAFWEDESAPVFFLSYAHKKNQVAAPRDTNQKVFQLFVDLSDHVVELLGLGPGRTAGFMDRMLDGGQVWTDDLAFAAGHCQVFIPLVSTHYLNSAWCAREWDTFTRRPILTRPGAEPSAGETPVIPVNWSVVERRRLPAAVSRRQMFTPTRLPSEIAPQYHEEGIYGLLSLGETGKAAYDAVVWRLAQRIARAYQTHWVQAQVPTDVRQLRTTFEEGGHDLV
- a CDS encoding aminoglycoside N(3)-acetyltransferase, with product MTAGLLRHGTLTVGLRALGLSPGATVLVHCALSRVGRVAGGPAALLAALRDVLGGAGTVVVPTQTAGNSTTSRPFRVATAGLTAAEVAAAEAAIAPFDPRRSPAEGMGIFAEHVRRQPGAARSRHPQTSFAALGPDAARLTAVHDLDCHLGERSPLGALYATDAVVLLLGVDWSVCTAFHLAEYRLRRPPADRAYRCYVRDADGRRVRRDFQAPDLHDTDFPLIGGALTNAGPVRTGRVGGADCRLVGLRTAVDFARGWMDEHRR